The Halomicronema hongdechloris C2206 genome includes a window with the following:
- the trpD gene encoding anthranilate phosphoribosyltransferase — protein sequence MTMMTTSLQSMPQPAISLQTWQEILHRLLEHRSLSVEQAASLMQGWLQETISPALSGAILTAIQAKGVSASELVGMVQVLQERAVQSHPRVDTHPVVDTCGTGGDGASTFNISTAVAFVVAAAGVKVAKHGNRSVSSKAGSADVLEALRIDLGASHQRVEAALDEVGITFLFAPGWHPAFKAVAPIRKTLGIRTIFNVLGPLLNPLGPTGQVIGVSDPALVEPVAEAIARSSDRHGVVVYGREHLDEAGLADLSDVAIVNDNQIDVTTVNPDHLGLAAAPTAALRGGDIRTNADILKAVLQGRGTQAQQDVVALNAAMALYVGEAIAGVTVHEAFEKGIQVAYSILRSGAAWQKLEQLAQFLA from the coding sequence ATGACCATGATGACAACCTCTCTCCAATCTATGCCTCAACCTGCCATCAGTCTCCAGACCTGGCAGGAGATCCTGCACCGCTTGTTAGAGCATCGCTCTTTATCGGTAGAGCAGGCCGCTAGTTTAATGCAAGGCTGGCTGCAGGAAACTATCTCGCCTGCTCTTTCTGGCGCAATTTTGACTGCAATTCAAGCGAAGGGCGTGTCTGCGAGCGAACTGGTGGGAATGGTGCAGGTGCTGCAAGAGCGAGCCGTGCAGAGTCACCCTCGCGTAGATACCCATCCCGTTGTTGACACCTGTGGTACGGGCGGTGATGGCGCTTCGACCTTCAACATTTCAACGGCGGTGGCTTTTGTGGTAGCCGCGGCTGGCGTCAAAGTTGCCAAGCACGGTAACCGCTCCGTCAGCAGCAAGGCGGGTTCAGCCGACGTATTGGAGGCTCTGCGCATTGATTTAGGCGCTAGCCATCAAAGAGTGGAAGCCGCTTTGGATGAAGTTGGCATCACCTTTTTGTTTGCACCTGGTTGGCATCCTGCCTTCAAAGCGGTGGCTCCTATCCGTAAAACGCTAGGCATTCGGACCATTTTCAACGTACTCGGACCGCTGCTGAATCCTCTAGGGCCCACAGGACAGGTAATTGGAGTGTCCGATCCGGCCCTGGTTGAGCCTGTAGCTGAAGCGATTGCCCGCTCTAGTGACCGTCATGGGGTGGTGGTATACGGACGAGAGCACTTGGATGAGGCTGGCTTAGCAGACCTGTCTGATGTGGCGATCGTGAATGATAACCAGATTGATGTAACCACTGTCAATCCTGATCATCTGGGGTTAGCAGCCGCTCCTACTGCAGCCCTTCGAGGCGGCGACATCCGCACTAATGCAGACATTCTCAAAGCTGTTTTACAGGGTCGAGGCACTCAGGCACAGCAAGATGTGGTGGCCCTCAATGCAGCGATGGCACTGTACGTCGGAGAGGCGATCGCCGGGGTCACTGTTCATGAGGCGTTTGAGAAAGGAATTCAGGTCGCTTACTCAATTCTGAGGAGTGGTGCAGCTTGGCAAAAACTAGAACAGCTTGCTCAGTTTTTGGCATAA
- the trpB gene encoding tryptophan synthase subunit beta: MVSTPNGTITAPSLARPNVAGRFGEFGGQYVPETLMPALSELAAAFHEAYPHPDFQRTLQQLLKDYVGRPNPLYFAERLTAHYARPNGTGPQIYLKREDLNHTGAHKINNALGQVLLAQRMGKRRIIAETGAGQHGVATATVCARFGLQCVIYMGVHDMQRQALNVFRMRLMGAEVVPVEAGTGTLKEATSEAIRDWVTNIETTHYILGSVAGPHPYPMIVRDFHAVIGQETRRQCQEKWGGLPNILLACVGGGSNAMGLFHAFVEEPSVRLMGIEAAGQGVLSGKHAATLTQGRIGVLHGAMSYLLQDEHGQVLEAHSISAGLDYPGVGPEHSYFKQSGRGEYDSVTDEEALAGLQRLSRLEGIIPALETAHAIAYLETLCPQLSGNPRIVINCSGRGDKDVQTVANALQATEFSSL; encoded by the coding sequence ATGGTCAGCACCCCCAACGGAACAATAACCGCACCGTCCCTTGCCCGACCTAACGTTGCAGGGCGATTTGGTGAATTCGGCGGGCAGTATGTGCCTGAGACTCTGATGCCAGCCCTTAGCGAGTTAGCGGCAGCCTTTCACGAAGCTTATCCCCATCCAGACTTTCAGCGGACGCTACAGCAGCTATTGAAAGACTACGTTGGACGACCGAATCCCCTCTATTTTGCCGAGCGTCTTACAGCCCACTATGCACGACCTAACGGAACAGGACCCCAGATTTATCTCAAACGCGAAGACTTAAACCATACGGGCGCTCACAAAATCAATAACGCGCTGGGGCAGGTGCTACTGGCTCAGCGCATGGGGAAACGACGCATCATTGCCGAAACTGGAGCCGGGCAGCATGGGGTGGCAACAGCGACGGTATGCGCTCGCTTTGGCCTACAATGTGTGATTTATATGGGCGTTCACGATATGCAACGGCAGGCGCTCAACGTCTTTCGGATGCGGCTGATGGGAGCTGAAGTGGTGCCAGTCGAGGCAGGTACTGGCACCCTCAAAGAGGCTACCTCAGAAGCCATTCGTGACTGGGTAACGAATATTGAGACAACCCATTACATTCTGGGTTCGGTAGCTGGTCCCCATCCTTATCCCATGATTGTGCGGGATTTTCATGCCGTGATTGGTCAGGAAACTCGGCGTCAGTGCCAGGAAAAGTGGGGAGGCTTGCCCAATATCTTGCTGGCCTGTGTTGGCGGCGGGTCCAACGCTATGGGCCTGTTTCACGCGTTTGTGGAAGAGCCCTCGGTACGGCTAATGGGGATAGAAGCGGCGGGACAAGGCGTTTTGTCCGGCAAGCATGCAGCGACTCTGACACAAGGCCGAATTGGGGTGCTGCATGGTGCGATGAGCTACCTGTTGCAGGATGAGCATGGTCAGGTGCTAGAGGCTCATTCCATCAGTGCCGGGCTGGACTATCCTGGCGTGGGTCCAGAGCACAGCTATTTCAAGCAGAGTGGACGAGGCGAATACGACAGCGTCACAGATGAGGAAGCTCTCGCTGGACTGCAGCGGTTGTCTCGTCTTGAGGGCATCATTCCGGCACTAGAAACAGCTCACGCGATCGCCTATCTTGAAACGCTCTGTCCGCAGCTCAGCGGCAATCCTCGCATTGTGATCAACTGCTCTGGACGTGGCGATAAAGATGTCCAAACCGTGGCGAATGCGCTGCAAGCCACTGAGTTTTCAAGTCTCTAA